Proteins encoded together in one Rana temporaria chromosome 6, aRanTem1.1, whole genome shotgun sequence window:
- the LOC120942841 gene encoding taste receptor type 2 member 40-like, whose protein sequence is MISSTTVICLGVLAIEAIAGLCSDIFIITSLILSGYKEKYFAPYTSILIALCVSNVGYTILMFANNLISFVFPTIFSDPYITYFVNYMTVFSIISSSWLTSTLCFFYFIKIVQFKPGFLAWVKMKIETIVPWMILTVELFSLFGSFLALLVNNRESATNSTISMTEVTPKQLQLNLEFVILVIIVISLPISISISSMVFSSWFLKRHRDHIKRNLGESHGGLKEYQSAVQTMFCLIFFYALLYLVTLMLVVPIFDSQSWGYWMCDMVLFSFALVQSSLLIAGNPKLKEAWKQKFTCA, encoded by the coding sequence ATGATTAGCTCTACCACAGTGATCTGTCTCGGTGTCTTGGCCATTGAGGCCATTGCTGGATTGTGttctgacatttttattataacttCACTTATTCTCTCTGGTTACAAAGAGAAATATTTTGCACCCTACACCAGCATTCTGATTGCTCTCTGTGTCTCCAATGTTGGCTACACCATATTGATGTTTGCAAACAATCTAATAAGCTTTGTCTTCCCAACAATATTTAGTGATCCCTACATCACATACTTTGTCAACTATATGACCGTATTCAGCATTATCTCCAGCTCATGGCTGACTAGTACTCTGTGCTTCTTCTATTTTATAAAAATTGTACAGTTTAAGCCTGGATTCCTCGCTTGGGTGAAGATGAAAATAGAAACAATAGTACCTTGGATGATACTGACGGTGGAACTCTTCTCTCTGTTTGGGAGTTTCCTGGCCTTGCTTGTCAACAATCGAGAATCAGCTACAAATTCAACTATAAGTATGACTGAGGTGACCCCAAAGCAATTGCAGCTAAACCTGGAATTTGTGATTTTAGTCATCATAGTAATTTCTTTGCCTATCTCAATTTCAATTTCATCTATGGTTTTCAGTTCTTGGTTTTTGAAGCGACACAGGGATCATATTAAGAGGAATTTGGGAGAATCTCATGGTGGTTTGAAAGAATATCAGAGTGCTGTTCAGACCATGTTCTGTCTTATATTTTTCTATGCATTACTATACCTTGTTACACTTATGTTGGTGGTACCAATATTTGACAGTCAGAGTTGGGGGTACTGGATGTGTGACATGGTTCTCTTTTCTTTTGCTCTGGTTCAGTCCAGTCTTCTAATCGCTGGTAACCCCAAACTC